The Bradyrhizobium sp. WBAH42 genome includes a window with the following:
- a CDS encoding helix-turn-helix domain-containing protein, whose amino-acid sequence MLNQVMDFAGEVLPGSCAVPPYSETAFLAELGDRLRSSRTRCDLSRRELARRSGISERYIAQIEAGKGNVSIVLLLRLASAIHGSQPQAA is encoded by the coding sequence ATGCTGAATCAAGTCATGGATTTTGCGGGCGAAGTGCTGCCGGGGAGCTGCGCCGTGCCGCCCTATTCGGAGACCGCGTTTCTGGCCGAGCTGGGCGACCGCCTGAGGTCCTCGCGCACCCGCTGCGACCTGTCGCGCCGGGAGCTGGCCCGCCGCTCCGGGATTTCCGAGCGCTACATCGCCCAGATCGAGGCCGGCAAGGGCAACGTCTCCATCGTCCTGTTGCTGCGGCTCGCTTCCGCGATCCACGGCAGTCAGCCACAGGCGGCATGA
- a CDS encoding PLP-dependent aminotransferase family protein, whose product MTSSFDFAPLFPAGLPAPSARWTGLAKYSFVGGNNDSEQVPLDELIEAANTVLRHEGRSLATYGLAHGPQGYLPLREFLVAKLRRDAGISCTVEDLLIVSGSLQALDLVNATLLTRGDTVIFEQESYQGSLTRLARLGVNVVGIPLDKDGMRMDLLASTLADLKRRGIRPKYIYTIPTVQNPTGSIMPESRRTELVRLATVYGVPIFEDDCYADLVWSGQRPPAIYAMSPNGGVIHIGSFSKSIAPALRVGFVVAPWEVMSRMLALKTDAGSGALEQMVLASYCKPHFSTHVPALTKALRSKLDTLMEALNEQFGTAAEFEAPKGGIFLWVKLPDQVDTLKLYQAALAAGVSINPGPEWSTNKGHSASRLRLCFASPSHQQIRDGVAVLAEVCRKEFGVPARSANVEKRA is encoded by the coding sequence ATGACGTCCAGCTTCGATTTCGCGCCCCTGTTTCCAGCAGGGCTGCCGGCCCCTTCTGCGCGCTGGACGGGCCTTGCCAAATACAGCTTCGTCGGCGGCAACAACGATTCCGAACAGGTGCCGCTCGACGAGCTGATCGAAGCGGCCAACACGGTGCTGCGGCACGAGGGCCGCTCGCTCGCCACCTACGGGCTGGCGCATGGGCCGCAGGGCTACCTCCCCTTGCGCGAATTCCTGGTGGCGAAACTCAGGCGCGATGCCGGAATCAGCTGCACGGTCGAAGATCTCCTGATCGTCTCCGGCTCGCTCCAGGCCCTCGACCTCGTCAACGCCACCCTGCTGACGCGCGGCGACACCGTGATTTTCGAGCAGGAGAGCTATCAAGGCTCGCTGACACGACTGGCGCGGCTCGGCGTCAACGTCGTCGGCATTCCCCTCGACAAGGACGGCATGCGCATGGACCTGCTGGCCTCCACGCTGGCCGACCTGAAGCGCCGCGGCATCCGGCCGAAATACATCTACACCATTCCGACGGTGCAGAACCCGACCGGCAGCATCATGCCCGAGAGCCGCCGCACCGAGCTGGTGCGGCTCGCGACCGTATATGGCGTGCCCATCTTCGAGGACGATTGCTATGCCGACCTCGTCTGGTCGGGGCAGCGGCCGCCGGCCATCTACGCGATGAGCCCGAACGGCGGCGTGATCCATATCGGCTCGTTCTCGAAATCGATCGCGCCGGCGCTGCGCGTCGGCTTCGTCGTGGCGCCCTGGGAGGTGATGTCGCGGATGCTGGCGCTGAAGACGGATGCGGGCTCCGGTGCGCTGGAGCAGATGGTGCTCGCCAGCTATTGCAAGCCGCATTTTTCCACCCACGTGCCGGCCCTGACCAAGGCACTGCGCAGCAAGCTCGACACGCTGATGGAAGCCCTGAACGAGCAGTTCGGGACCGCCGCCGAATTCGAGGCGCCCAAGGGCGGCATCTTCCTGTGGGTCAAGCTCCCCGACCAGGTCGATACGCTGAAGCTGTATCAGGCCGCGCTCGCCGCCGGCGTCTCGATCAATCCGGGGCCGGAATGGTCGACCAACAAGGGCCATTCCGCATCGCGGCTGCGGCTGTGCTTTGCCAGCCCCTCGCACCAGCAGATCCGCGACGGCGTCGCCGTGCTGGCCGAAGTGTGCCGCAAGGAGTTCGGCGTGCCGGCGCGTAGCGCCAATGTGGAGAAGCGGGCCTGA
- a CDS encoding DUF3124 domain-containing protein, protein MRNGLIAAMLLSPLAFAVPAAAQSKVNIEQNFVESFTPLPKEDLAVSGGFYVPAYSSVAMSQGKLRVDFSVTLSVHNASETQPLVIKRIAYFDTAGKQVESYLKTPVALRPLATVSIFIPTDDVRGGTGANFLVDWAATGEIAEPVVEALMVGGIANAHYAFISQGRPTRTATKK, encoded by the coding sequence ATGCGGAATGGGCTCATCGCAGCCATGCTGCTCAGTCCCCTCGCCTTTGCCGTGCCCGCCGCCGCGCAATCCAAGGTCAATATCGAACAAAACTTTGTCGAATCGTTCACCCCACTGCCGAAGGAAGACCTCGCCGTTTCCGGCGGTTTCTACGTGCCCGCCTATTCCAGCGTCGCGATGAGCCAGGGCAAGCTGCGTGTCGACTTCTCGGTGACGCTGAGCGTTCACAACGCCTCCGAGACCCAGCCGCTGGTCATCAAACGCATCGCCTATTTCGACACCGCAGGCAAGCAGGTCGAGAGCTATCTGAAGACGCCGGTGGCGTTGAGGCCGCTCGCCACCGTCTCGATCTTCATTCCGACCGACGACGTGCGCGGCGGGACCGGTGCCAATTTCCTGGTCGACTGGGCCGCCACGGGCGAGATCGCCGAGCCGGTGGTCGAAGCCTTGATGGTTGGCGGCATCGCCAACGCGCATTACGCTTTCATCAGCCAAGGCCGTCCGACCAGGACGGCCACAAAGAAGTGA
- a CDS encoding cation:proton antiporter: MHELIRDITLSILFAWMLGLLAHFARQPLILAYLIAGFCIGPFGAGWVHSQESISVISELGLIFMLFMIGLEIDLKKIVRAGRVILFAAGSQLLGGCLLGVLFFVGIGLSLGGGHFDAVYLCVACALSSTVIIVKVLYEKRELDTLPGRITLGVLVLQDIFAILFLAVQPSLANLQVSVILLSIGRVAVLVAAALLVSRYVLPRLFHQIARRPELILLGALAWCFLVAETAERLSLSREMGALIAGVSLSTFPYALDVTAKVTTLRDFFITLFFVALGMTIPVPGLSVIGLALMIAAFTVASRLVTTFTPLYLMKQGLRASLLPALNLAQISEFSLVVIQTGVTDRHIAAETANAASFAFVVLAVLSTFVMTRSDEITRWAIGPLKRIGLRDLDHGNGHAEEGHEGGHGEARRIVILGFFRAASALLAEIERQAPVLLDQITVIDFNPNVYKTLLSRGLHVIYGDISSADTLLHAGVGKSEMIILSVPDSLLKGATNEKLVRHVRALNPTALIVATADLLADVDALYEAGASYVTVTRLSDAHELFTVIEAAQAGLLADKRAELDQRLGERREVLP; encoded by the coding sequence ATGCACGAGCTCATTCGCGACATCACTCTCTCTATCCTGTTTGCCTGGATGCTGGGCCTGCTCGCCCATTTCGCCCGGCAACCGCTGATCCTGGCCTACCTTATCGCCGGCTTCTGCATAGGTCCATTCGGCGCCGGCTGGGTCCATTCGCAGGAATCGATCAGCGTCATCTCCGAGCTTGGCCTGATCTTCATGCTGTTCATGATCGGGCTCGAGATCGACCTGAAGAAGATCGTGCGGGCAGGGCGGGTGATTCTGTTCGCAGCGGGCAGCCAGCTGCTCGGCGGCTGCCTGCTCGGGGTTCTATTCTTCGTCGGCATCGGCCTGTCGCTCGGCGGCGGGCATTTCGATGCGGTCTATCTCTGCGTCGCCTGCGCGCTCTCCAGCACCGTGATCATCGTCAAGGTGCTCTACGAGAAGCGCGAGCTCGACACGCTGCCGGGCCGCATCACCCTCGGCGTGCTGGTGCTCCAGGACATCTTCGCCATCCTGTTCCTGGCGGTGCAGCCGAGTCTCGCCAATCTGCAGGTCAGCGTCATCCTGCTCTCGATCGGCCGCGTCGCGGTGCTGGTCGCCGCCGCGCTACTGGTCAGCCGTTACGTGCTGCCGCGCCTGTTCCACCAGATCGCCAGGCGGCCCGAGCTGATCCTGCTCGGCGCGCTGGCCTGGTGCTTTCTCGTCGCCGAGACCGCCGAGCGGCTGTCGCTGTCGCGCGAGATGGGCGCGCTGATCGCCGGCGTCTCGCTCTCGACCTTCCCTTACGCGCTCGACGTCACCGCCAAGGTCACCACGCTGCGGGACTTCTTCATCACGCTGTTCTTCGTCGCGCTCGGCATGACCATTCCCGTGCCGGGCCTCTCGGTGATCGGTCTTGCCTTGATGATCGCGGCGTTCACGGTGGCAAGCCGCCTCGTCACGACGTTCACGCCGCTCTACCTGATGAAGCAGGGCCTGCGCGCCAGCCTGTTGCCGGCGCTCAACCTCGCGCAGATCTCCGAATTCTCGCTGGTGGTGATCCAGACCGGCGTCACCGACCGCCATATCGCGGCCGAGACGGCGAATGCGGCCTCCTTCGCTTTCGTGGTCCTGGCGGTGCTCTCGACCTTCGTGATGACCCGCAGCGACGAGATCACCCGCTGGGCGATCGGCCCGTTGAAGCGGATCGGCCTGCGCGATCTCGACCATGGCAACGGCCATGCCGAGGAGGGCCACGAGGGCGGCCATGGCGAAGCCCGCCGCATCGTGATCCTCGGCTTTTTCCGTGCGGCGAGCGCGCTTCTCGCCGAGATCGAGCGGCAGGCACCGGTGCTGCTCGACCAGATCACCGTGATCGACTTCAACCCCAATGTGTACAAGACCCTGCTTTCGCGCGGCCTGCATGTGATCTACGGCGACATCAGTAGCGCTGACACGCTGCTCCATGCCGGCGTCGGCAAGTCCGAGATGATCATCCTCAGCGTGCCGGATTCGCTATTGAAGGGCGCCACCAACGAGAAGCTGGTCCGCCACGTCCGCGCGCTCAATCCGACCGCCCTGATCGTCGCCACGGCCGACCTATTGGCCGACGTCGACGCGCTCTACGAGGCCGGCGCCAGCTACGTCACCGTGACCCGGCTCAGCGATGCACATGAGCTGTTTACCGTGATCGAAGCCGCCCAGGCCGGCCTGCTCGCGGACAAGCGCGCCGAGCTCGATCAGCGCCTCGGCGAGCGCCGCGAGGTGCTGCCCTGA
- the ribB gene encoding 3,4-dihydroxy-2-butanone-4-phosphate synthase, protein MPDSVQEVLQAFARGELVVVTDDEDREGEGDLIVAASLCTAEKMAFIIRHTSGIVCAPVTTEDARRLRLDPMVAHNDSAHTTAFTVSIDYKADGGTGISADERASCCRALANPNVGANDFARPGHIFPLIAKDGGVLLRSGHTEAAVDLCKLSGLPPVGVISELMNDDGSVMKGEQVAQFAVRHKLKHVTIADMIAYRQAREKLIERVSTFVTDSPIGPLQGYAYRSPFDSIAHVAFVYNGVGDGKNVLTRFHKPNIVKDTFTGHKRMAAVLEHFKTAGRGVLVYLRDGAAGVPVSPLPDETSTEADRNRQWREVGVGAQILRDLGVTSIRHLTSSVHDYKGLSGFGIEIVANEQLEI, encoded by the coding sequence ATGCCCGATAGCGTTCAGGAAGTCTTGCAGGCCTTTGCCCGGGGTGAGCTCGTGGTCGTCACCGACGACGAGGACCGCGAGGGCGAGGGCGATCTGATCGTCGCCGCCTCGCTCTGCACCGCCGAGAAGATGGCCTTCATCATCCGCCATACCTCCGGCATCGTCTGCGCGCCGGTGACGACCGAGGATGCGCGCCGGCTGCGGCTCGATCCGATGGTCGCCCACAACGATTCCGCGCACACCACCGCGTTCACGGTCTCGATCGACTACAAGGCCGACGGCGGCACCGGCATCTCCGCCGATGAGCGCGCCTCGTGCTGCCGTGCGCTCGCCAATCCTAATGTCGGCGCCAACGATTTCGCCCGGCCCGGCCACATCTTCCCGCTGATCGCCAAGGACGGCGGCGTGCTGCTGCGCTCCGGCCACACCGAGGCCGCCGTCGACCTCTGCAAGCTTTCCGGCCTGCCGCCGGTCGGCGTCATCAGCGAGCTCATGAACGACGACGGCAGCGTGATGAAGGGGGAGCAGGTCGCGCAGTTTGCGGTCAGGCACAAGCTCAAGCACGTCACCATCGCGGACATGATCGCCTACCGCCAGGCGCGCGAGAAGCTGATTGAGCGGGTCTCGACCTTCGTCACCGACAGCCCGATCGGCCCCCTGCAGGGCTACGCCTACCGCTCGCCGTTCGATTCCATCGCCCACGTCGCCTTCGTCTACAACGGCGTCGGCGACGGCAAGAACGTGCTGACGCGCTTCCACAAGCCGAACATCGTCAAGGACACCTTCACCGGCCACAAGCGCATGGCCGCCGTGCTCGAGCATTTCAAGACGGCCGGCCGTGGCGTGCTGGTCTATTTGCGCGACGGCGCGGCCGGCGTGCCCGTTTCGCCGCTGCCGGACGAGACGTCGACGGAGGCCGACCGCAACCGCCAGTGGCGCGAGGTCGGCGTCGGCGCGCAGATCTTGCGCGACCTCGGCGTCACCTCGATCCGGCATCTCACCTCGTCGGTGCACGACTACAAGGGTCTGTCGGGCTTCGGCATCGAGATCGTCGCCAACGAGCAGCTCGAAATCTGA
- a CDS encoding acyl-CoA dehydrogenase — MSVRPQAKDKPAAASFQWDDPFLLDEQLTEDERMVRDTARAYAQDKLLPRVSKAYLEEKTDREIFNEMGELGLIGITLPEEYGCANASYVAYGLVAREIERVDSGYRSMNSVQSSLVMYPIYAYGDENQRKKYLPKLASGEWVGCFGLTEPDAGSDPAGMKTRAEKVSDGYRLTGSKMWISNAPIADVFVVWAKSAAHDNQIRGFVLEKGMKGLSAPKIGGKLSLRASITGEVVMDGVVVPEDALLPNVSGLKGPFGCLNRARYGISWGALGAAEDCMHRARQYTLDRKQFGKPLAATQLVQKKLADMETEIALGLQGSLRVGRLMDEGKFAPEMISIMKRNNCGKALDIARTARDMHGGNGISIEYHVMRHVHNLETVNTYEGTHDVHALILGRAITGIQAFF, encoded by the coding sequence ATGAGCGTGCGCCCTCAGGCCAAGGACAAGCCGGCTGCGGCTTCTTTCCAGTGGGACGATCCGTTCCTGCTCGACGAGCAGCTCACCGAAGACGAGCGCATGGTGCGCGACACCGCCCGCGCCTATGCCCAGGACAAGCTGTTGCCGCGCGTCTCCAAGGCCTATCTCGAGGAGAAGACCGATCGCGAGATCTTCAACGAGATGGGCGAGCTCGGCCTGATCGGCATCACGCTGCCCGAGGAATATGGCTGCGCCAATGCGAGCTACGTCGCCTATGGCCTCGTCGCGCGCGAGATCGAGCGGGTCGATTCCGGCTATCGCTCGATGAACTCGGTGCAGTCCTCGCTGGTGATGTACCCGATCTACGCCTATGGCGACGAGAACCAGCGCAAGAAGTACCTGCCCAAGCTCGCCAGCGGCGAGTGGGTCGGCTGCTTCGGCCTGACCGAGCCCGATGCCGGCTCCGATCCGGCCGGCATGAAGACCCGCGCCGAGAAGGTGTCGGACGGCTATCGCCTCACCGGCAGCAAGATGTGGATCTCGAACGCGCCGATCGCCGACGTCTTCGTGGTCTGGGCCAAGTCGGCCGCGCACGACAACCAGATCCGCGGCTTCGTGCTGGAGAAGGGCATGAAGGGCCTGTCCGCGCCGAAGATCGGCGGCAAGCTCTCGCTTCGCGCCTCCATCACCGGCGAGGTGGTGATGGACGGCGTCGTGGTCCCCGAGGACGCCTTGCTGCCCAACGTCTCCGGGCTCAAGGGCCCGTTCGGCTGCCTCAACCGCGCCCGCTACGGCATCTCCTGGGGTGCGCTGGGCGCCGCCGAGGACTGCATGCATCGCGCCCGTCAATACACGCTCGACCGCAAGCAGTTCGGCAAGCCGCTCGCCGCGACCCAGCTGGTGCAGAAGAAGCTCGCGGACATGGAGACCGAGATCGCGCTCGGGCTTCAGGGCTCGCTTCGCGTCGGCCGTCTGATGGACGAGGGCAAGTTCGCGCCCGAGATGATCTCGATCATGAAGCGCAATAATTGCGGCAAGGCCCTCGACATCGCCCGCACCGCCCGCGACATGCACGGCGGCAACGGCATCTCGATCGAATATCACGTGATGCGCCACGTCCATAACCTCGAGACGGTCAACACCTACGAGGGCACCCACGACGTCCACGCCCTGATCCTGGGCCGCGCGATCACGGGCATTCAGGCGTTTTTCTAG
- a CDS encoding MBL fold metallo-hydrolase: MSDNDDVPFNRNFPLKPGFVEEVRPGVRRVLCNNPSPFTFTGTVSYIVGKGNVAIIDPGPDDAAHAAALLDAVRGETVTHIFVTHTHRDHSPNTARIKQATAAPVYAEGPHRASRPRFESEKHNPESGADRDFAPDVSLAHGDVVEGDGWRLEAVATPGHTANHLAFAWPERKFNFVGDHVMGWSTSIVAPPDGSMIDYMDSLDRLAAREEDLYFSGHGPEIPDGQRFVRFLIRHRKAREASILHRLAKGETDIPTMVRAIYIGIDPRLTTAAGYSVLAHLEDLVARGVVATDGDPVIGGTYRMA, translated from the coding sequence ATGTCCGACAATGACGACGTCCCGTTCAACCGCAACTTTCCGCTGAAGCCCGGCTTCGTCGAGGAGGTCCGCCCCGGCGTGCGGCGCGTGCTCTGCAACAATCCGAGCCCGTTCACCTTCACGGGGACGGTCAGCTACATCGTCGGCAAGGGCAATGTCGCGATCATCGATCCCGGTCCTGACGATGCGGCGCATGCGGCGGCGCTGCTCGATGCGGTGCGCGGCGAGACGGTGACGCACATCTTCGTCACCCACACCCATCGCGATCATTCGCCGAACACCGCGCGCATCAAGCAGGCGACAGCTGCGCCGGTCTATGCCGAGGGCCCGCATCGCGCCTCGCGGCCGCGCTTCGAGAGCGAGAAGCACAATCCGGAATCCGGTGCCGACCGCGATTTTGCCCCGGACGTCAGCCTCGCACACGGCGACGTCGTGGAAGGTGACGGCTGGCGGCTCGAGGCCGTCGCGACGCCCGGCCACACGGCCAATCATCTGGCATTCGCCTGGCCCGAGCGAAAATTCAATTTCGTGGGTGACCACGTCATGGGCTGGTCGACCTCGATCGTGGCGCCGCCGGACGGCTCGATGATCGACTACATGGACTCGCTCGACCGGCTCGCGGCCCGCGAGGAGGATCTCTATTTCTCGGGCCACGGCCCCGAGATTCCCGACGGCCAGCGCTTCGTGCGCTTCCTGATCCGTCACCGCAAGGCGCGCGAGGCCTCGATTCTGCATCGCCTCGCCAAGGGCGAGACCGACATCCCGACCATGGTCCGCGCGATCTATATCGGTATCGATCCGCGCCTGACGACGGCGGCGGGCTATTCCGTTCTGGCGCACCTGGAAGACCTGGTCGCGCGCGGCGTGGTGGCGACGGATGGCGATCCCGTGATCGGCGGGACCTATCGGATGGCCTGA
- a CDS encoding DUF1499 domain-containing protein: MARRFSAPYQSEPVSSLASWARNLAVFAVVAVVVSIIVVRFDFLEPKPALATFIGGIAIAGLSILFGLAGFAAIWQNGSRGMARILLAFLIDGAILAYPAYLAFQYRKLPSIYDITTDPIDPPRFDALARLRTGEGTNTAVYAGLYSAEQQRHFYPDIEPVELEIPVDRAYAIALQLVHKRKWIVIDERAPQPPRRIGRIEAVARTPIMGFREDVSIRVVPDGDDSRVDIRSASRNFDSDLGSNAARVKKFIDDLNTAADADALKPVKKTPVAPPKAPAKTVKK, translated from the coding sequence ATGGCCCGCAGGTTTTCCGCTCCCTACCAGTCGGAGCCCGTGTCCAGCCTCGCGAGCTGGGCGCGCAATCTGGCCGTGTTCGCGGTGGTGGCGGTGGTGGTGTCGATCATCGTCGTCCGCTTCGATTTCCTGGAGCCGAAGCCGGCGCTTGCGACGTTCATCGGCGGCATCGCGATCGCCGGCCTCTCGATCCTGTTCGGGCTCGCCGGCTTTGCCGCGATCTGGCAGAACGGCTCGCGCGGCATGGCCCGCATCCTGCTCGCCTTCCTGATCGACGGGGCGATCCTGGCCTACCCCGCCTATCTGGCCTTTCAATATCGCAAGCTGCCGTCGATCTACGACATCACCACCGACCCGATCGATCCGCCGCGCTTCGACGCGCTGGCGCGCCTGCGCACCGGCGAGGGCACCAACACCGCGGTCTATGCCGGTCTCTATTCGGCGGAGCAGCAGCGCCATTTCTATCCCGACATCGAGCCCGTCGAGCTCGAGATCCCGGTCGACCGCGCCTATGCAATCGCGCTCCAGCTCGTCCACAAGCGCAAATGGATCGTGATCGACGAGCGCGCACCGCAGCCGCCACGCCGCATCGGCCGCATCGAGGCGGTCGCGCGCACGCCGATCATGGGTTTCCGCGAGGACGTTTCGATCAGGGTCGTGCCGGATGGCGATGATTCCCGCGTCGACATCCGCTCTGCGTCGCGCAATTTCGACAGCGACCTCGGCAGCAACGCCGCGCGCGTCAAGAAATTCATCGACGACCTCAACACCGCCGCCGATGCCGACGCGCTCAAGCCGGTGAAGAAAACCCCGGTCGCACCGCCCAAGGCGCCGGCGAAGACGGTGAAGAAGTGA
- a CDS encoding fatty-acid--CoA ligase, which produces MLGLMQDWPLLCHRIIEHAARIHGKQEVVTRSVEGPIHRTTYAEIHQRALKVSQMLERDDIKLGDRVATIAWNTWRHLEVWYGIMGIGAICHTVNPRLFPEQIAWIINHAQDRIVMTDLTFVPILEKIADKLPSVERYIVLTDKAHMPETTLKNAVAYEDWIAQADGKFKWKDFDENTAAAMCYTSGTTGDPKGVLYSHRSNVLHALMANNVDALGTSASETMLPVVPLFHANSWGIAFSAPSQGTKLVMPGAKLDGASVYELLSTEKVTHTAGVPTVWLMLLQHMTANNLKLPDLKMVICGGSAMPRSMIKAFLDMGSNVRHAWGMTEMSPIGSVAALKPPFQNATGDARLDVLQMQGYAPFAVQMKITDDAGKELPWDGKTFGRLKVSGPAVAKAYYRVDSNILDEDGFFDTGDVSTIDEDGYMRITDRSKDVIKSGGEWISSIDLENLAVGHPAVAEAAVIGVFHPKWDERPLLIVQLKQGQQATREDILKFMDGKIAKWWMPDDVAFVDGIPHTATGKILKTALRDQFKDYRFPNAAA; this is translated from the coding sequence TCTGCCACCGAATCATCGAACACGCCGCCAGGATTCATGGCAAGCAGGAGGTGGTCACACGCTCGGTCGAGGGTCCGATCCATCGCACCACCTACGCCGAGATCCACCAGCGCGCGCTCAAGGTCTCGCAGATGCTGGAGCGCGACGACATCAAGCTCGGCGACCGTGTCGCAACGATCGCCTGGAACACATGGCGCCATCTCGAGGTCTGGTACGGCATCATGGGGATCGGCGCCATCTGCCATACCGTCAATCCCCGCCTTTTCCCCGAACAGATCGCCTGGATCATCAATCATGCGCAGGATCGCATCGTGATGACCGATCTCACCTTCGTTCCGATCCTGGAGAAGATCGCGGACAAGCTGCCAAGCGTGGAGCGCTACATCGTGCTCACCGACAAGGCGCACATGCCGGAGACCACGCTGAAGAACGCGGTGGCCTACGAGGACTGGATTGCGCAGGCCGACGGCAAATTCAAATGGAAGGACTTTGACGAGAACACGGCGGCGGCGATGTGCTACACCTCCGGCACGACCGGCGATCCCAAGGGTGTGCTGTATTCGCATCGCTCCAACGTGTTGCACGCGCTGATGGCCAACAACGTCGACGCGCTCGGCACCAGTGCGTCCGAGACAATGCTGCCGGTCGTTCCGCTGTTCCATGCCAACAGCTGGGGCATCGCCTTCTCCGCCCCCTCGCAAGGCACCAAGCTGGTGATGCCGGGCGCCAAGCTCGACGGCGCCTCGGTCTATGAGCTGCTCTCGACCGAGAAGGTGACGCACACCGCCGGCGTGCCGACGGTGTGGCTGATGCTGCTCCAGCACATGACCGCCAACAATCTCAAGCTGCCGGATCTGAAGATGGTGATCTGCGGCGGCTCGGCGATGCCGCGTTCGATGATCAAGGCCTTCCTCGACATGGGCTCGAACGTCCGCCATGCCTGGGGCATGACCGAGATGAGCCCGATCGGCAGCGTCGCGGCCCTGAAGCCGCCGTTCCAGAATGCCACCGGCGATGCCAGGCTCGACGTGCTGCAGATGCAGGGCTATGCGCCCTTCGCCGTGCAGATGAAGATCACCGACGATGCCGGCAAGGAGCTGCCCTGGGACGGCAAGACGTTCGGCCGCCTCAAGGTCTCCGGGCCCGCCGTCGCCAAGGCCTATTACCGCGTCGACAGCAACATCCTCGACGAGGACGGCTTCTTCGACACCGGCGACGTCTCGACCATCGACGAGGACGGCTATATGCGGATCACCGACCGCTCCAAGGACGTGATCAAGTCCGGCGGCGAGTGGATCTCCTCGATCGACCTCGAAAACCTCGCGGTCGGCCACCCCGCCGTGGCGGAAGCCGCCGTGATCGGCGTGTTCCACCCGAAGTGGGACGAGCGGCCGCTCCTGATCGTGCAGCTCAAGCAGGGCCAGCAGGCCACGCGCGAGGACATCCTCAAGTTCATGGACGGCAAAATCGCCAAATGGTGGATGCCCGACGACGTCGCTTTCGTCGACGGCATTCCACACACCGCCACCGGCAAGATCCTGAAGACGGCGCTGCGCGACCAGTTCAAGGATTACCGCTTCCCGAACGCTGCGGCGTAA